A DNA window from Jaculus jaculus isolate mJacJac1 chromosome 1, mJacJac1.mat.Y.cur, whole genome shotgun sequence contains the following coding sequences:
- the LOC123457702 gene encoding signal transducer CD24-like, producing MGRAMVARLGLGLLLLALLPPTQIYSNQTAVVPVSSNSSQHTSAAPSPTNATSRGNYDALQSAAGLLAISLSLLQLYC from the coding sequence ATGGGCCGAGCGATGGTGGCCAGGCTGGGGCTGGGCTTGCTGCTTCTGGCTCTGCTCCCACCCACGCAGATTTATTCCAACCAAACAGCTGTTGTACCAGTTTCAAGTAACTCCTCCCAGCATACCTCTGCTGCCCCGAGTCCAACTAATGCCACCAGCAGAGGAAATTACGATGCCCTGCAATCAGCAGCTGGTCTCCTTGCCATCTCGCTCTCTCTTCTACAACTCTACTGTTAG